Proteins encoded together in one Procambarus clarkii isolate CNS0578487 chromosome 67, FALCON_Pclarkii_2.0, whole genome shotgun sequence window:
- the LOC138355468 gene encoding retinoid-inducible serine carboxypeptidase-like → MNPTILFLVSVLIVTTLGTADGFSQRIKRGKETWGYVRVRDKAHMFFWLYYTTADVDYKLRPLVLWLQGGPGASSTGIGNFLEIGPQDASQQNRTNAWTEQVNVLFVDNPVGTGYSYVEDPKLLATNNTVIADDLVSFMKGFFIKVPEFENIPLYIFAESYGGKMAVKFAQSLNKAVQQKKIKCQLAGVALGDSWVSPVDAVLSWGPYLYATSLIDSAGLAKISKKAKEVSDAVQAGKMGQATELWGQAEDLIENVTNGVNFYNILKQAHKDNSSNAVTVLPSNEIASRIHECLYHRYVGQFSAVLDALMNGPIRDKLKVIPHNVTWGGQSQLVFRALAADFMNSAVKDVELLLNTSAIKVIVYNGQLDLIVNILGVQKWVENLHWVGTKQWVNAARIPMEDESGGTVAFTKSFKNFTFYWILNAGHMIPIDASDVALRMMKAVVGVK, encoded by the exons GGTTCTCACAAAGAATCAAGCGGGGCAAGGAAACCTGGGGATATGTGAGAGTGCGCGACAAGGCGCACATGTTCTTCTGGCTGTACTACACCACCGCTGATGTCGACTACAAGCTTCGGCCACTGGTTctgtggcttcagggtggcccagGTGCCTCTTCTACGGGCATTGGCAATTTCCTCGAGATAGGCCCACAGGACGCGTCTCAGCAAAATAGGACCAATGCTTGG ACGGAGCAGGTGAACGTACTCTTCGTTGATAATCCAGTAGGAACAGGCTACAGCTATGTTGAAGACCCGAAGCTTCTGGCCACCAACAACACTGTTATTGCTGATGACCTTGTGTCCTTTATGAAAGGATTTTTCATAAAA GTTCCAGAGTTTGAGAATATCCCACTCTACATCTTTGCAGAATCCTATGGGGGAAAAATGGCAGTGAAGTTTGCACAATCACTCAACAAG GCAGTGCAACAGAAGAAGATAAAATGTCAGTTGGCTGGTGTAGCTTTGGGAGATTCATGGGTGTCCCCTGTTGATGCTGTGCTCTCGTGGGGACCATACCTCTATGCCACG TCACTGATCGACTCTGCAGGCTTGGCCAAGATCAGTAAGAAGGCCAAGGAAGTATCGGATGCTGTTCAGGCTGGAAAGATGGGTCAAGCCACAGAACTCTGGGGTCAGGCAGAAGATTTGATCGAGAATGTAACAAACGGTGTCAATTTCTACAACATTCTCAAGCAGGCTCATAAAGATAATTCTTCTAATGCTGTTACAGTTCTTCCCTCAAAtgagattgcttcaagaattcatG aATGCCTCTATCATCGCTATGTGGGTCAGTTTTCTGCCGTATTGGATGCATTAATGAATGGGCCTATACGTGACAAACTGAAGGTTATCCCACACAACGTGACTTGGGGTGGACAGAGCCAGCTCGTGTTCAGGGCCCTTGCTGCAGACTTCATGAATTCAGCTGTGAAAGATG TGGAGCTTCTTTTGAATACATCGGCAATAAAGGTCATCGTCTACAATGGTCAGCTAGACCTGATTGTTAATATTTTAG GTGTACAGAAATGGGTTGAAAATCTGCATTGGGTAGGCACCAAGCAGTGGGTGAATGCTGCTAGAATTCCCATGGAAGATGAGAGTGGTGGCACtgttgcatttacaaaatcattcAAGAACTTCACCTTTTACTGGATTTTAAATGCAGGACATATG ATTCCTATTGATGCGAGCGACGTGGCTCTAAGGATGATGAAAGCGGTTGTAGGCGTGAAGTAA